A DNA window from Sphingopyxis macrogoltabida contains the following coding sequences:
- a CDS encoding GFA family protein, with protein MTDSAARAAGQCHCGAIRYSMPTAVEHHALCHCQDCRRHSGAPMVGWGLVSRDALDMTGEPKVYASSEHGRRHFCSECGTGLFYTNEAIFPGQIDVQTATLDDPDLIPAQVQIQTAERIGWMENLDQMPAFERYPG; from the coding sequence ATGACTGATTCTGCTGCCCGCGCCGCCGGCCAATGCCATTGCGGCGCCATCCGCTATTCGATGCCGACCGCGGTCGAACATCATGCGCTGTGCCATTGCCAGGACTGCCGCCGCCATTCGGGCGCCCCGATGGTGGGTTGGGGGCTGGTCAGCCGCGATGCGCTCGACATGACCGGCGAGCCCAAAGTCTATGCCTCGTCCGAACATGGCCGCCGCCATTTCTGCAGCGAGTGCGGCACCGGGCTCTTCTATACCAACGAGGCGATCTTTCCGGGTCAGATCGACGTCCAGACCGCGACGCTCGACGACCCCGACCTGATCCCGGCACAGGTGCAGATCCAGACCGCCGAACGGATCGGCTGGATGGAAAATCTCGATCAGATGCCGGCGTTCGAGCGTTATCCGGGCTGA
- a CDS encoding replication-associated recombination protein A, with product MAGDLFGEDAPAERGGGATGAVPLAERLRPRALADVVGQEHLTGPEGTIGRMVAAGQLSSIILWGPPGTGKTTIARLLAEAVGMRFAPLSAVFSGVADLRQAFADAEKMAAAGKRTLLFVDEIHRFNRAQQDGFLPYVERGTVVLVGATTENPSFALNAALLSRAQVLVLHRLDEAALATLVERAEAEVGRALPVTDDARASLIASADGDGRFLLNQVETLFSAAIDAPLDPAELAQFLHRRMPVYDKDRDGHYNLISALHKALRGSDPQAALYYMARMLVAGEEPLYVLRRLVRFASEDVGLADPQALVQCLAAKDAYQFLGSPEGELAIVQACLYLATAPKSNAAYAAQKAAFASARDTGSLAPPANILNAPTKLMKDLGYGAGYEYDHDAEGGFSGADYWPEGMGAQTYYQPTDRGFEKRIAERIAWWDEQRRARGG from the coding sequence ATGGCCGGCGACCTGTTTGGCGAGGACGCGCCTGCAGAGCGGGGCGGCGGCGCGACGGGGGCGGTGCCGCTCGCCGAACGTTTGCGCCCGCGCGCGCTCGCCGACGTCGTCGGGCAGGAGCATCTGACCGGCCCCGAAGGGACGATCGGGCGAATGGTCGCGGCGGGGCAATTGTCGTCGATCATCCTCTGGGGGCCGCCGGGGACCGGCAAGACGACGATCGCGCGGCTGCTGGCCGAGGCGGTCGGCATGCGCTTCGCGCCGCTGTCGGCGGTCTTTTCGGGCGTCGCCGACCTGCGCCAGGCCTTCGCCGATGCCGAAAAGATGGCGGCGGCCGGCAAGCGCACCCTGCTTTTCGTCGACGAAATTCACCGCTTCAATCGCGCCCAGCAGGACGGTTTCCTGCCCTATGTCGAGCGCGGCACGGTGGTGCTGGTCGGCGCGACGACCGAAAATCCTAGTTTCGCGCTCAACGCCGCGCTGCTGTCGCGCGCGCAGGTGCTGGTGCTCCATCGCCTCGACGAGGCGGCGCTGGCGACACTGGTCGAGCGTGCCGAGGCCGAGGTCGGCCGCGCGCTGCCGGTCACCGACGATGCGCGGGCCTCGCTGATCGCCAGTGCCGACGGCGACGGGCGTTTTCTGCTCAATCAGGTCGAAACGCTGTTCTCGGCCGCGATCGACGCGCCGCTCGATCCGGCCGAGCTGGCGCAGTTCCTCCATCGCCGCATGCCCGTCTACGACAAGGATCGCGACGGGCACTACAATCTGATCTCGGCGCTCCACAAGGCGCTGCGCGGGTCGGATCCGCAGGCGGCGCTTTATTACATGGCGCGTATGCTCGTCGCGGGCGAGGAGCCGCTTTATGTGCTGCGGCGGCTTGTCCGCTTCGCGAGCGAGGATGTCGGCCTCGCCGACCCGCAGGCGCTCGTGCAATGCCTCGCCGCGAAGGACGCCTATCAGTTCCTCGGCTCGCCCGAAGGCGAACTCGCGATCGTGCAGGCGTGCCTCTATCTCGCGACCGCGCCCAAATCGAACGCCGCCTATGCCGCGCAAAAGGCGGCCTTTGCTTCGGCACGCGACACCGGGTCGCTCGCGCCGCCCGCCAATATCCTCAACGCTCCGACCAAGCTGATGAAGGATCTCGGCTATGGTGCGGGCTATGAATATGACCATGACGCCGAGGGCGGATTTTCGGGCGCCGATTACTGGCCCGAAGGCATGGGCGCGCAGACCTATTACCAGCCGACCGACCGCGGGTTCGAAAAGCGCATTGCCGAGCGGATCGCTTGGTGGGACGAACAACGGCGGGCGCGGGGCGGCTGA
- a CDS encoding MmcQ/YjbR family DNA-binding protein: MTPKFDSWDDVVRFACTLPDVEMLSFYGTPCPKLGGKALASPGREAGSFAVMCKPDEKDILLETDPATFWQTPHYEGWHALLVRFGSDDPERIADVIRRAWWDRAKKAQRQAFGERP; encoded by the coding sequence ATGACGCCGAAATTTGACAGCTGGGACGATGTGGTGCGCTTTGCCTGCACCTTGCCCGATGTCGAGATGCTGTCCTTCTACGGCACGCCCTGTCCCAAGCTGGGCGGCAAGGCGCTGGCATCGCCCGGGCGCGAAGCGGGAAGCTTTGCCGTGATGTGCAAGCCCGACGAAAAGGACATCCTCCTCGAAACCGACCCCGCCACTTTCTGGCAGACGCCGCATTACGAAGGCTGGCACGCGTTGCTCGTCCGCTTCGGGTCCGACGATCCCGAACGTATCGCCGATGTCATCCGCCGCGCCTGGTGGGACCGGGCCAAGAAGGCCCAGCGTCAGGCTTTTGGCGAGCGGCCCTGA